In Anser cygnoides isolate HZ-2024a breed goose chromosome 23, Taihu_goose_T2T_genome, whole genome shotgun sequence, the following are encoded in one genomic region:
- the LOC136786890 gene encoding claudin-16-like codes for MVNADDSLEVSHKCRGLWRECVTNMQDGVRTCDQYDSILADHPVKIVVTRTLLITADLLVGLALAISPLGLNCIKFLKEDPRAKLRMCYGAGVILGIGSILGLVGSVWYAVDVYVERAMLVSHNIFLGVHYDFGWSCWLGMAGSTGCFMAFILLTCCLSACSGPSIHQQPPRLPQRRIVTSKMYTMDSRV; via the exons ATGGTGAATGCCGATGACAGCTTGGAG GTGAGCCACAAATGCCGGGGGCTTTGGAGAGAATGTGTCACCAACATGCAGGATGGGGTCAGGACCTGTGACCAATATGACTCCATTTTGGCAGACCATCCAG tgaagATTGTGGTGACACGGACGCTGCTGATCACAGCAGACCTCCTGGTGGGCCTGGCCTTGGCAATTTCGCCCCTTGGGCTCAACTGCATCAAGTTCCTCAAGGAAGATCCTCGTGCAAAGCTGAGGATGTGCTACGGGGCTGGTGTCATCCTTGGCATCGGGA GCATCCTGGGCCTGGTGGGCTCCGTGTGGTATGCAGTGGATGTCTACGTGGAGAGGGCCATGCTGGTGTCACACAACATATTCCTGGGAGTCCACTATGACTTCGGGTGGTCTTGCTGGCTGGGGATGGCTGGCTCTACAGGCTGCTTCATGGCATTCATCCTGCTGACCTGCTGCCTCTCCGCTTGTTCAG GCCCCAGCATCCATCAGCAGCCCCCGAGGCTCCCCCAGCGCCGAATTGTCACCAGCAAGATGTACACCATGGACTCCCGTGTGTAA
- the YBX1 gene encoding Y-box-binding protein 1 isoform X1, giving the protein MSSEAETQPPAAPVPAAAPAAAPADSKPNGGTGNGGSGLASAAPPAGGDKKVIATKVLGTVKWFNVRNGYGFINRNDTKEDVFVHQTAIKKNNPRKYLRSVGDGETVEFDVVEGEKGAEAANVTGPGGVPVQGSKYAADRNHYRRYPRRRGPPRNYQQNYQNSESGEKNEGAENIPEGQAQQRRPYRRRRYPPYYMRRPYGRRPQYSNPPVQGEIVEGADNQGAGEQGRPVRQNMYRGYRPRFRSLTFRGPPRQRQPREDGNEEDKENQGDETQSQQPPQRRYRRNFNYRRRRPENPKPQDGKETKTAEPPAENTSAPEAEQGGAE; this is encoded by the exons ATGAGCAGCGAGGCCGAGACccagccgcccgccgcccccgtcCCCGCGGCGGCCcctgccgccgcccccgccgaCTCCAAGCCCAACGGCGGCACCGGGAACGGGGGCAGCGGCCTGGCCTCGGCGGCGCCTCCCGCCGGCGGGGACAAGAAGGTCATCG CAACGAAGGTTTTGGGAACAGTGAAATGGTTCAACGTACGGAACGGTTACGGCTTCATCAACAG GAATGACACCAAGGAAGATGTGTTTGTCCATCAG ACTGCCATAAAGAAGAATAACCCCAGGAAGTACCTCCGCAGCGTAGGAGATGGAGAGACCGTGGAGTTTGATGTGGTTGAAGGAGAAAAG GGTGCGGAGGCAGCTAATGTTACAGGCCCTGGTGGAGTTCCAGTGCAAGGCAGTAAATACGCAGCAGACCGTAACCATTACAGACGATATCCACGTCGCAGGGGTCCTCCACGCAACTACCAGCAAAACTACCAGAACAGTGAGAGTGGGGAAAAGAACGAAGGAGCAGAGAACATCCCGGAAGGCCAAGCCCAACAACGTCGCCCCTACCGCAGGCGGCGGTACCCACCTTACTACATGCGTAGGCCCTACGGGCGTCGACCACAATATTCCAACCCTCCCGTGCAGGGAGAGATAGTGGAG GGTGCTGACAACCAGGGTGCAGGAGAACAAGGCAGACCAGTCAGGCAGAACATGTATCGAGGTTACAGACCACGATTTCGCAG CTTGACTTTCAGGGGTCCTCCTCGTCAAAGACAGCCTAGAGAGGATGGAAATGAGGAAGATAAAGAGAACCAAGGGGATGAGACCCAAAGTCAGCAGCCACCTCAACGTCGGTACCGTCGTAACTTCAACTACAGACGCAGACGCCCAGAGAACCCTAAACCACAAGATGGCAAAGAGACGAAGACAGCCGAACCACCAGCTGAGAACACGTCCGCTCCCGAGGCCGAGCAGGGCGGGGCTGAGTAA
- the YBX1 gene encoding Y-box-binding protein 1 isoform X2, with product MSSEAETQPPAAPVPAAAPAAAPADSKPNGGTGNGGSGLASAAPPAGGDKKVIATKVLGTVKWFNVRNGYGFINRNDTKEDVFVHQTAIKKNNPRKYLRSVGDGETVEFDVVEGEKGAEAANVTGPGGVPVQGSKYAADRNHYRRYPRRRGPPRNYQQNYQNSESGEKNEGAENIPEGQAQQRRPYRRRRYPPYYMRRPYGRRPQYSNPPVQGEIVEGADNQGAGEQGRPVRQNMYRGYRPRFRRGPPRQRQPREDGNEEDKENQGDETQSQQPPQRRYRRNFNYRRRRPENPKPQDGKETKTAEPPAENTSAPEAEQGGAE from the exons ATGAGCAGCGAGGCCGAGACccagccgcccgccgcccccgtcCCCGCGGCGGCCcctgccgccgcccccgccgaCTCCAAGCCCAACGGCGGCACCGGGAACGGGGGCAGCGGCCTGGCCTCGGCGGCGCCTCCCGCCGGCGGGGACAAGAAGGTCATCG CAACGAAGGTTTTGGGAACAGTGAAATGGTTCAACGTACGGAACGGTTACGGCTTCATCAACAG GAATGACACCAAGGAAGATGTGTTTGTCCATCAG ACTGCCATAAAGAAGAATAACCCCAGGAAGTACCTCCGCAGCGTAGGAGATGGAGAGACCGTGGAGTTTGATGTGGTTGAAGGAGAAAAG GGTGCGGAGGCAGCTAATGTTACAGGCCCTGGTGGAGTTCCAGTGCAAGGCAGTAAATACGCAGCAGACCGTAACCATTACAGACGATATCCACGTCGCAGGGGTCCTCCACGCAACTACCAGCAAAACTACCAGAACAGTGAGAGTGGGGAAAAGAACGAAGGAGCAGAGAACATCCCGGAAGGCCAAGCCCAACAACGTCGCCCCTACCGCAGGCGGCGGTACCCACCTTACTACATGCGTAGGCCCTACGGGCGTCGACCACAATATTCCAACCCTCCCGTGCAGGGAGAGATAGTGGAG GGTGCTGACAACCAGGGTGCAGGAGAACAAGGCAGACCAGTCAGGCAGAACATGTATCGAGGTTACAGACCACGATTTCGCAG GGGTCCTCCTCGTCAAAGACAGCCTAGAGAGGATGGAAATGAGGAAGATAAAGAGAACCAAGGGGATGAGACCCAAAGTCAGCAGCCACCTCAACGTCGGTACCGTCGTAACTTCAACTACAGACGCAGACGCCCAGAGAACCCTAAACCACAAGATGGCAAAGAGACGAAGACAGCCGAACCACCAGCTGAGAACACGTCCGCTCCCGAGGCCGAGCAGGGCGGGGCTGAGTAA